AAGTTCCATATGTTTCCTAGGTTAGAAGCAGATTTAAACTTAAACTCAAACTTAGCTTCACTTAGTTTACTAAATGTCGACTTTGCTAGGACAGGATTTAGCTAGGTGGCCGGCACGTTTTGCCCGGAAATGATATCAACATTCTTAATCATGCCTACAAAGCTCTGTTTGGTTTCTCCAAGCACAACGACAAGAATTGTTCAACAATTCAGAGCTAGTCAGACGTCTGGAACCAGACTACAGTGGTTTAAAAGCCAACAGTGTAATAGCTCCCACAGCCAATAGCAGAATACATAGTACTACAATGGCTACAATGGCTCACTGTTGTACAAGCCTGGCGTCCTCACTCAGTCAAAAGAACCATATTATATACGGGCTTAGTGGACCCTTTTGAGTATCACCAGCTGGCTGATGACAGCGACCAGTGCTTCTCAGTGGTGGTTTCTACAATGGGAAGTGGAACCCTGGCTAACAGCAGAGAGAGGTATTTGGGGTAAGCTTCTCCAGAGATTTAAAATGCCAGTGGGCACCTTTATGGCATACTTTCATAAGTTCTCCTTCATTTGACAAAATTCGAATTGACAATGAGCACAGAGGCATTTTAAGAAGTGATTTGCTAATGCGTTTAGAAGTTCAGCTGTGATAATACTGTAGACTCACTACAATTAAAATATAAGCCATTAAAGCACTTTGTCCCAGTGctcaacataaataaaaaaaaattctctaAACAGATCGCGATGAGTAAAcgtaataaaaacaaaagtctgTTTCAGATCATTACAAAATGAACTGCTGCGCTGGGATCGAGGGCGAGGACAATCAAGTCAAGTTTTCTTTCATTAGCTTGTTACGCCTCTTTTACAATGTGAACAAAGACGTCAACAACATGAAGTCTATATCGACCACTAATGACAAGCTGATGTTTAGTGGTTGCTGCATTTctctcacaaaaacacaaacatcctctctgcctcctccccaGCCAGACAACAGTTTATAATACAGGTGCAAccaaatatgacaaatgctCAAAGTTATTATCGCTCAAAGGTCAAAATCAATTTGTCTAACAACATGGGGAACAAAATCCCTCACAGGTCCTATTGCCTAAATGTGTGTGATTTAGCTCAAGTCTCAGTACAGTGtgcctgcttgcctgcctgCCCCTCATTTGCAGGATTTGAGCTAAGCTGTTTAGCTCTGCTATAGAGTGAGCACAGGGCTCGGAGGATTGCAGTGTTGGTTGGTGGCTTTCTAACTTGCATGGGCGGTTAAACCTATTTTTGTCCAGTTGGTCATGAGGAGCAGTACAGTCTGTAGGGTCTGCTTTTGGGGGGGGATCAGACTCTTATCTTGTTTGTAGCAAAGCCAGTTTATATCAAAATATGTCCCCTGCAATTCTGCCTAGCTGTAATCTAGGGCTGCACGATATTGGAAAAAAACTGATGTTATGatatccttttgtttttttgcaatatATATATTGCGAGATGAAAAAATGGGAAATTTCACCCGCTCCACGCAGTGTGTCTTTCATCTTCTGATATATGTACAATCAACAGTCAGAATTTTCATAATTTGGATTAATCTACAATTTCTAATGATGTTAAAATGTATGCAGCCGATGTTGGTAGAACTCTTAAACTCAAGCAACAAACAGATTTGTCTGGGCTATATGCTGGCACGATTTAGGTTAAGTATAGATATACCTGAATACTGcaagttttgtgtgtgtgttgtgtgtgtgtaacaacaTTACACATAGGCATGGACCAGCCCTTCCACACTAACTTTAACTTTGAACCAACACTGACTAGGGTGCTGCTGATGTGGGGAATACAAGCACTAAAAAGCTGCCTGGCCTAACTGAACACCTGTCTCTAGCATCCAGATGACATtaactgtgacagcagctgcgTCGCATACATGTTTACGGGAAGGTGATATACTGCAATAGGGCAGTGATGATATGCTTATCTCCCGATTTGATACTATCACTAAAGAATCAATTCAGCAATCgtaaaaaccaaaataaaaagatgaaactTAAGTGAATCCTTCTTTTTCCCACCTCTACTCTGCATGCACAGTATTCACTACGTGCTCTGATCACACATCATGTATCCAAAAACTCTTCAATCAGACAACATTATGTAATACCAGATGGACTTTTCTTGAAGATTAGCCATGGATGGAAAATGAGAACTTCGCAAATGTACCTTTTGTATCAAGCTGCCGTGTTTGAGTTCATTTGCCTTACTTGACATCACACATCCTGCAATGTGACTACTGCACATGTGTACATTGTGATGTCAAAGCTGAAATGATATATGATGCAGCCCTACTGTAATCCACTTCTGATATAACTAAAAAGTCAGATGCAATAAATAGAtgtcctgtgtttttttctctatCACCTaattttctccccctcctctcagcCCAGGCTCCATTTCCCTTCTCTTCTGACATACTGTTGTCATTAAAGAAATTTCCATTTccaggaagaaagaggaacgCTGCAATTCAAAAAGCTATTCACCTGGTATTTCATTGCCGACTGTTGTAGGGGGATTATGGATCTGATTGAGGCCGGATTAttgtcagtcagacaaaacactCAAAAAGCCACAGCAGGCAACCAGCATGTACTATGTGGCACATATAGGgcactgttttctgctgtgtgtcacagagctAATGAATACAAAACCAAACATGCAACAATctgatgtacacacacgcaaacacaccaaatgaaaaatatacaaaataccAAAACATGCATAAATATAATATTGCTCTGCGTGCCGCACAGATACCACAGCTAAAGCTCACAAGTTagcagtaaattcaacatgagaGTGCAGATGAGATGAGTATCTCAATGAGGAGAACAAAGCAGAACACACTCTCGACAGCACAACACTAAGCCCTGAGGCATCTAGATAGGAAGACAAGAAGTCAAGGAAAACATCGTCTGTGGGAACTGGCTTTTATCCTATTTAGTCAGATGAGTATAAATTGCTGCACAGCAGACAGTCAAGATATTTTTCCACAGATTTCAATGCAAGTTAGCGGAGGACAGGGTGAAAAAACTTCAAAAGGATGCTCCTTGAAAATCTGAAATCACATTCACTGGAAGAGTCTGTCAAACAGAATTACATCTTCTCAAGGAAAACCCATACGAGGTCacaaatacagagaaatatATGTCTTTTAAACATGCACAAAcccaaatattatctgtgtgCGTATGGTTAGTTTGTGTGTATGACGTAAACCGAGAGCAGAGACTAGAATGTCAGGCAGGTTTACATTAGTCAGCAGATGCAGCGGGCCACATCATTAGTCACTCTGACACCCACTTCTGGCCCTTGCTTTATTGATGAGGCCAAGCTCAACAACTACCCCCCCttaatacacaaacacacacatacacacacacacacacaccctcctcttCCACAATCCTCCTGTAAAAGCAACAGGAGACTGGTTTGGCGTCTCAGGTCTCACTCCGGTGGTAAGAGACAGGTACTGTGTGAGAGACTAGCGTGGACAGCAAAGCAAGCTGCTGCGTgttcacacaaagacaacagagcagagaacGCCAGTGCTATTTTCCACAATTCAGCGGCTGTTCATGCGTCCGCAGACCAAACAACCAATCCAGAATCAAACACCTGCTCAACATCAGATCTTCCGGGCAGGTTGTGAATGGCAGGACACGATAACAGAGTGCCAAGTGTGTCACGGCAATGAGCTCAAAGCCATTTATGGCCTCCATGACTCTGACATTTAGCAGGATGCTGCAATTTGTCAGCCTCTCAGTCTGACTCACACATCCACAACAGGGGACGCTCATGAAGAACATTACCATTAGGCCTAATAGTGCCGCATAACAGAACTCTGTGcgagtgtttgtgagtgtgtgtgtgtgtgtgtgcacgcagtGTGAAATTAATGATATGTGTGTGGTTTCCCTCACTCCCATCAAACAACTGGTGGAAATACATGATGACataaaaattaagaaaaacagGTTGGTAGACATAACAAACGAACACAGCAAAATGCTCcacatgttcattttttaaagctCAATCAAGGCCAattcatgaaaaagaaaacaatagcAGCAGCTCCAAGCAACAGGTTAATTAGGCATTcagcaaacaagcaaaacatgCATATCTATTAAACGGGTGTGCTAATAACAATTATTATCTCCGCCTGTTACCCGAATACAAATAACTGAAGCACTCACTTGCCTCTTAAAATGGAGAGCATTGTGATATGCAGCATCAGAGCCTTTGTACCGAGAGGCACTTAATTTTCAAGGCCAGCAACTAGTGTAACTCACATTGAgtgagggggggaggaggagggctctCAAAATGCAGAGTCACTGTTTCAGTTCATTCTGGACTGAAAGAGCATTGCTGCTAACCACAGGGCAAgttgcggggggggggggtataatctctgattctctctttcctgtccaatgttttctcttctctctctctctccctctccctctccctctctctcctcagtgaTGTATAAAGGGCATGCAATGGCACAGCCATTATTGGCAGAAAACGTCTCGATGGCTGCTGTTCCCCCTGAAGAATACCGCCAGTTGTAAGAACACAGTGGACACAGTTACAGTGAAAAGTGCTATTTCTCTGTAGTGTCCTATTGTTATGCGTAAAGTTCGTAAAGGGTGCCAATGACTTCTGAAGCAGTTGTGTTGCTGGAGTCAGACACACATCTCATCTCATGTCAAATCAGGATCAAACATTTACTCACACGTAACAAACCTGACTGTaaatacacatgtgcacacatccacacacactggcatacacaaacatgcactggcacacacacacacacacagagcactcGCAACCTGATAAAAGAGGTGTCTGTTCTGCTCTTACCCGAGCGTTGTCATAGTAACGATGGTGTACCAGAAGGAGGCTGGGATGCTGGTGAATTTGCTGGAGCTTGAACCCTTCTCTGCGTAGAACATGACGGTAGCAAAGATAATTATGGCCATAgtgagggagaagagcaggaagCCCAGCTCCGAGGCACAGCTCTTCAGCGTGTAGCCCAGGATACGCAGGCCCTGCGAGTGACGGGAGAACTTAAAGATACGGAACACGCGGAAAACACGGAGCGTCACAAAAGCGCCACTCACGTCCTCATTGTCAGTCATGACCAGGCCAATGTAGTAGGGCAGGATGGCCACAACGTCGATGATGCTCATGACGGACCTCATGAAGCGGTAGCGGCTGGGAGCGGCGAACAAGCGCATCAGGTACTCCACGGTGAAGATCATGACGCAGGCCGTGTCCATGCAGAAAAAGGCCACGGTGTAGCGCTCACCGCATGGCACCTCCTTCTGGTTGGGCGCTGAGCCGCAGGGCACCGTCTCCACCACATTGGTGATGACGGAGACAGCAATGAAGAAGCCTGTGACGTAGTAGAAGACAAGGGCCATGGTGGAAGTATGGGGGTTCTCGAAAGCTCGCCACATGGTCTCCCTGAAGGTCATGTTGGGCAGCTTAGCGTCCTTGTTGTCCTCCTGGTCATCCATCAGACGCTCTGCATTCTCCCTCTTCCTATCCTTGTACTCTTCATAGCAGCAGTCACCGATGATCTCTGGGACGATGCCAAAGAAAGCCAGCTCCTCATCATAGGAGGAGATGCACTCATAGCGTGGGTAGTGGAGCTTGCCTGTGCGGTAGAAGTTGAGAACGCTGCGGAACACATCGGGATCCCGGTCGAAGAAGTACTCTTTGGTCTCCTCGTTGTAGAAGAACTCCTTTTCTGAGCTCCCCAGCAGGGTGTCTGGATAGCGGTCTAGAGTGTTCCTCCAGGTCTGGAAGCGCCGTCCACTGACATTAAGAATGATTAGCTCATCCTGCCGCTTGTTCTTTTCAGTGGGCGCCACTGGCATAGGCAAATTGGCCACAGGCATCCAGCCGATCGCCGCCGCCCGGGCAAATGGAAGCCATGCCGCTACTCCCGCCGCCATGCTGTGTCCGGCTTGGGGCGTAGGGGGAAACAAGTCCAGCACCTTCACAACCAGcttgacttcagctcattcaccATCTAAAGGGAAGAGAGCGAGGGAGTTCGtaaggagaggaagaacagcgCAGTTTCGATTACAACGGAGGGAAGGGAGTGAGACCGactgaggagaaatgaaaagaacGAGAATTTAAGACAAACTAATCTTACAGatgcaggagagaggggagtgaTGATAAAAGAAACCGATGAGTAGAAGGAGTAGAACATCAGTACAACTTGTCAGTCTATCGCTGAGACAGCAAAAAAGTATCCACAGTGGAAATACAATTCAACATTACACTTAATGTGACAAATCTTTACAGTGcactatgtatatatatatatatatgtatatgtatgtgtgtgtgtgtgtgtgtgtgtgtgtgtgtgtgcgcacgcgcgtGGGTGTGtattatttgatttgatttgatatgGAAAGCTTTAACGTGATCACAGAGACATACTGCAATTTCCACTAAGCATCATCTTCCCCATAATTGCTTTAAGGCTGTATTTCTCACATCCCCTCTATTGAGTTACAGTTAAGAGGCAGGACCACAGTTCAGAGCATCTTACAGTTTCAAAACTGAGGGCGAGcaagaaaaacaactgcatCATTAAAGAGGCACTGTTGGTagttgtttctgtttaactcTATTCAAACAGGCACATTCACACGGCTACAGTCCTCTTATGAGAGAGATGCAAGCAAGAGATCCAAAACCTGTTGAGTTCCAACTACAGAACAGAAGACGAATCTTAATCTGACTCGAAATGAATTAAAATAGTTCAGTCTTATTCTGATTTATTAAACTCACGATTGAATTTAGTTGCTTGTGACCCGATTCTAAACaggcattgttttttttgttaatattcCACATGATAAATTGGCTACAAGCTGAACACGGAATGAGCAAAAGCGATACAGGTTGAGAACCAAACTCAGTTTATGTGAATCTGCGATTACAACTCACCGATTCAAAATCCTCCATCCACAGAAACGCGACCTTCTTCCAGAGCAGTTTAGTTCCAAGTCGTAGGTTTGGTTATTTCTGAAAAGCGTgtctggggggaaaaaaataacaccAGGAAAGAAGAAGTTATTTAGCGAAGAGGAGAGCCGCGTTAGGCGAACGATACTGCTGATGGAAAAGCGGAAAAGTGCCGGGGACGGACgtaccacagctgttttaattcAGTGTCCATTATGCGAGGGGGGAAATGATGAGAGGACTCCGCCGTGGAGACCGTCTTGGGTTGGCTTTTCGGGATGAGTggtgggaagaggaggaggaggaggaggaggaggaggagcgctctctctccctctctctctcttcctctatgCGCAGGGCGGATTGTGGACCAGAACTGCAGTTATGGGAAACCTCGATCAGGAGTCGGAACGATGCGCAGAAACTGGGTTACTcactgatggggggggggggggggggggggtgatacAGGCCTCCGTCATCACTCAAAATTCATTGACAAAAGGGTTTCCTCTCCTCAGGGCAAAAATGGATAAGCAACCCAGGCAGGCTGTGCGCTCTATTGAACCAATATCATTTCCACACATCAAAAGCAACTGCGGTGCCTGCGCAGGCTCCATCCCAGCAGATCTCAGAACTCAAGAGGCCCCGAAACAAGATCACTTTGGGCACCTTTGTCTTTAATTAAATCTGCAATCACTCATTTTTttgccacttgggggcagcagaaacagcttgTGAACACGAGAATGACATACTATCGTCTTTTAAGTTCAGTAAAGAATTGttcatttacacatccagcagttactaGCTTAAGGCAGTCCATTAtgcactctcttttagctctgttttttgttgtctgaAGGAAATATCTGCTCTTATGCAGCCAAATGCTCCGCCTTGTTCTCCTCACAAAATGTGTCCGTCTGGCATTTGGTGCTTAGAAAGTTAGTGTAAGGTGAATTTTTAGAGCTATTTTGCAGCTGAAACAGCTGAACAGCTGAAAATTATGCTATGAGTGCACCAGAAAAGTAAAGTTGTAGGCCAGTATGAGCTGAAATTTACTGTAAAGCTCTGCAAAGTTGAGGGGAGTTTCAGATTCAGGTGGTAATTATCTGTAGGTTCATCACCATGAGTAACCACTTTCACACTGTCTCATTGTCTTCAAATTATCATTTGATATGtttgattattaaaaaaaatgatatgGCCAATTTCACTCTCCCTGGAATTTTTGTGGATCTTCCTTAACTGTGGACCCCTTTCAGCCCTCCAGAGAAGAGGCCTTCACACGTCTACTTAAATCCAATGTATGTAAATCCATGGCATAAGAGGGAGACCTGATCCAAACAGACCCAGGGGCAATTAGATCAGATCCAAAATGCGGTCAACCTGAACAGATAATGGGGAGAGAACACTGGCATCAATTAACAAGCGGCTGCAGTCAAAAAGAGCTGCATTTTGATAATAATACCCTGAGAATTAATGTACATTCATAGAAACTACATCAATTTCTTTCTATCCTTAAAAGACTAATAGAAATAATTAAAAGTCCTATTTTCACCGCCTACTCCAGCAATTGAACATTATGTACTCAACTGGGAGAGACACATGATTATAATTTTCTCACCAATTTGATGTCTGTGAAGCAAATTCCAAAATATAATTGTCATTTTACAGCATAAATATATTACATATGCGACTGAttttcaaaacagttttttctgctgcagtgcagacaCACCATGCGGTCAGAGGGTGTCAGACATAATGACACACAGACCTGACACCTGTGGCAGTAAGACAAAATCCTACCTGGCCTGATTTGACTGAGTGTGATTTGGACCCAGTATGACCAGATCTGACCCGGATCCTTTGAAGATCTCCGGGGATTCATCTCTAGAATCAAGAGACACTACCTGTCAAAGGCCTACTATACAGTATACATAAAACATAGTAATGGAGGCTGTGAACCTCATGAAACCTGACAAGACTTATTCAACCAGACAGGAAGCTACAATAAAAAAGGgcataaaataatattttgccgtatttcttcagcagcagagcataTAGACTATAGTATATCTCAGCCTTTGATAATTTCTGTTAGCATTCTTTTCTGGGGGCCTGGGTGTCTACAGAGTCTGGTAATCATCACTACATGTAAGTTTACTcatgaaagcaaagcaaaacaaaagggCTCCAGTGGAAAAGCTCTCAGAACAATCACTGCACTCAAGGGAAGCAGGTGCAGCACATACAGTAAGTACAATCCTCTTCCTTTTACACCACACGATAGTGTAAAGGTACTATATAGTCTATGTAAATCCTTTGTGCAGGTGCATTATGCTCAAACTGCTCTGGGTTAGTCTGATTGATCCTAGTTGATCCAGTTTAGCCGTTTCAGTGCTTTACTGAAACATGTCAATCAAGCCTCAAATACATGGCCCATGCTGCAGCTCATAACTGAATAATTTCTACTAGTACATGGTCATTTATATTCAGACTCAGACAGTGTCAATGTCTCTGTCCCAACATTATTCAATGCTTTGCAGAACAATATGCAGCCCTAATTAAGTCAACAGGGATCATATCCCTCCAATGCATATGGTCCAGTGGAATATCAATGATCAGGGCAGCCAGCTgacacacaggctgcatcaCGTATGGCTACCGCATACTAGTCACGGATATGCATGTGCACAATTCTTCTACATGCACCGTATTACTCACCATAAAATCACTCTGTGAGCTTTATAGACTCTTGttagaaaatgacaaattgctGGTGATTGTTATTTagacacagctgcacacacacgcatgcacgcacacacacacacacgcacacacacacacacacacacactcacacacacacacagacttgtttATGCCTCTGTGCCCTTGTATAGCTATCCTTAGAAGCGCTGGCTCAATTAAGTCCCTGACCGTAAACTGGCCCCttgataaaatataaaatagccAAAATGACCTCACCTTGTGAAAAATGTCCCACCTCCTTAAAATCAGCCCGGCCgtcaaaagaaaagaagtctaggaaaacaaacacacacacacacacacacacacacacacacacacacacacacacacacacacacgcacacacacacactcgttcagccacataaacacacaccgcACAGAGACTGGCCTTTTCAACTGATGAGTCTGTGAGCGATTCCAATAATTCAAATGTCACTGAATAACAAGGTGGGTTGAATTTCATGGTCAACTGCCCTCTGTAATTATCTGAAGACACTACACTGACATTAAAATTCTAAATCCTCTTGCGGTGCCTCAAGAAACAAACTACTTATGTTTCAGTGACAAAACATTGGAGGATTAGTTGAGTGAAAGGGTTTATTTAAAGGTGGTCCTAAAGAAAATCAACCGCAGAGGGGCCACCCCATCAGTCTGCCAGCCCTCCAGATGCCCTTagaaattagcaaatgttattTAGTCTTACTGCATATTCTAAGCCTTCATGGCTTTCCTT
This region of Chaetodon auriga isolate fChaAug3 chromosome 10, fChaAug3.hap1, whole genome shotgun sequence genomic DNA includes:
- the kcnd3 gene encoding A-type voltage-gated potassium channel KCND3 isoform X2 encodes the protein MAAGVAAWLPFARAAAIGWMPVANLPMPVAPTEKNKRQDELIILNVSGRRFQTWRNTLDRYPDTLLGSSEKEFFYNEETKEYFFDRDPDVFRSVLNFYRTGKLHYPRYECISSYDEELAFFGIVPEIIGDCCYEEYKDRKRENAERLMDDQEDNKDAKLPNMTFRETMWRAFENPHTSTMALVFYYVTGFFIAVSVITNVVETVPCGSAPNQKEVPCGERYTVAFFCMDTACVMIFTVEYLMRLFAAPSRYRFMRSVMSIIDVVAILPYYIGLVMTDNEDVSGAFVTLRVFRVFRIFKFSRHSQGLRILGYTLKSCASELGFLLFSLTMAIIIFATVMFYAEKGSSSSKFTSIPASFWYTIVTMTTLGYGDMVPKTIAGKIFGSICSLSGVLVIALPVPVIVSNFSRIYHQNQRADKRRAQKVQKARLARIRISKTGSSNAFLHSKRNGLFNEALEFTSSTEEEQRLSKSTSLLESQHHHLLHCLEKTTNHEFVDEQYYQQSYLEAGLQNYPSRSPSLSSQDGVTGTCCTRRSKKHHTPLPNASAPAHMQPLTHTHTHQQGLQELSTIHIQPLSTSRSSLNMRVDEPAPLNCQSSQITTAIISIPTPPVTTPEGDAHLPAGPAHPNVVKVSAL
- the kcnd3 gene encoding A-type voltage-gated potassium channel KCND3 isoform X1; translation: MAAGVAAWLPFARAAAIGWMPVANLPMPVAPTEKNKRQDELIILNVSGRRFQTWRNTLDRYPDTLLGSSEKEFFYNEETKEYFFDRDPDVFRSVLNFYRTGKLHYPRYECISSYDEELAFFGIVPEIIGDCCYEEYKDRKRENAERLMDDQEDNKDAKLPNMTFRETMWRAFENPHTSTMALVFYYVTGFFIAVSVITNVVETVPCGSAPNQKEVPCGERYTVAFFCMDTACVMIFTVEYLMRLFAAPSRYRFMRSVMSIIDVVAILPYYIGLVMTDNEDVSGAFVTLRVFRVFRIFKFSRHSQGLRILGYTLKSCASELGFLLFSLTMAIIIFATVMFYAEKGSSSSKFTSIPASFWYTIVTMTTLGYGDMVPKTIAGKIFGSICSLSGVLVIALPVPVIVSNFSRIYHQNQRADKRRAQKVQKARLARIRISKTGSSNAFLHSKRNGLFNEALEFTQLPYKMNLSEQSSTEEEQRLSKSTSLLESQHHHLLHCLEKTTNHEFVDEQYYQQSYLEAGLQNYPSRSPSLSSQDGVTGTCCTRRSKKHHTPLPNASAPAHMQPLTHTHTHQQGLQELSTIHIQPLSTSRSSLNMRVDEPAPLNCQSSQITTAIISIPTPPVTTPEGDAHLPAGPAHPNVVKVSAL